One window of Microbacterium sediminis genomic DNA carries:
- a CDS encoding ParA family protein has translation MHVLSVSSLKGGVGKTTVTLGLASAAFARGLRTLVVDLDPQSDVSTGMDIQPAGKLNIADVLTSPKEKIVRQAITQSGWAKAHPGTIDVLIGSPSAINFDGPHPSVKDVWKLEEALALIESEYDLVLVDCAPSLNALTRTAWAASDRVAVVTEPGLFSVAAADRALRAIEEIRRGLSPRLQPLGIVVNRVRPQSIEHQFRIKELRDMFGPLVLEPQLPERTSLQQAQGAAKPLHVWPGESAQELAADFDVLLDRIMRSGRIPDPREQA, from the coding sequence GTGCACGTACTCAGCGTCAGTTCTCTCAAGGGCGGCGTCGGCAAGACGACCGTGACCCTCGGCCTCGCGTCCGCGGCCTTCGCGAGAGGTCTTCGCACGCTCGTGGTCGACCTCGACCCGCAGTCTGACGTCTCCACGGGCATGGACATCCAGCCCGCCGGCAAGCTCAACATCGCCGATGTGCTGACGTCGCCGAAGGAGAAGATCGTCCGTCAGGCGATCACGCAGAGCGGCTGGGCCAAGGCGCACCCCGGGACCATCGACGTGCTCATCGGCAGCCCCTCGGCGATCAACTTCGACGGGCCGCACCCGAGCGTGAAGGACGTGTGGAAGCTCGAGGAGGCGCTGGCGCTCATCGAGAGCGAGTACGACCTCGTGCTCGTCGACTGCGCCCCGTCGCTGAACGCCCTCACGCGCACCGCCTGGGCCGCCAGCGACCGCGTCGCGGTCGTGACCGAGCCCGGCCTGTTCTCCGTCGCCGCCGCCGACCGCGCGCTGCGGGCGATCGAGGAGATCCGCCGCGGCCTCTCGCCGCGCCTGCAGCCCCTCGGCATCGTCGTCAATCGTGTGCGCCCGCAGTCGATCGAGCACCAGTTCCGCATCAAGGAGCTGCGCGACATGTTCGGCCCGCTCGTGCTGGAGCCGCAGCTGCCCGAGCGCACGTCGCTGCAGCAGGCGCAGGGCGCCGCCAAGCCGCTGCACGTGTGGCCGGGCGAGTCCGCTCAGGAGCTGGCCGCCGACTTCGACGTGCTCCTGGACCGCATCATGCGCTCGGGCCGGATCCCCGACCCCCGCGAGCAGGCCTGA
- a CDS encoding pyruvate carboxylase has product MFSKVLVANRGEIAIRAFRAAYELGARTVAVFPFEDRGSLHRQKADESYEIGEPGHPVRAYLDVDEIIRVALHAGADAIYPGYGFLSENPELAARAAENGITFIGPAAKVLEMAGNKVTAKEHAIAAGVPVLRSTEASDDVDALVAQAGDIGFPIFVKAVAGGGGRGMRRVETPDGLPEALEAAMREAGAAFGDARVFLEQAVVRPRHIEVQVLADKTGATVHLFERDCSVQRRHQKVIEIAPAPNLDDAIRQDLHRYAVAFAESIGYENAGTVEFLLETAGERAGEVVFIEMNPRIQVEHTVTEEVTDVDLVQSQMRIAAGETLADLGLTQDRIVLRGAALQCRITTEDPSQGFRPDTGRITTYRSPGGAGIRLDGGTTAAGSQISPHFDSMLAKLTCRARDFPAAVARAKRALAEFRIRGVATNIPFLRAVLDDPAFVVGDLSTAFIDERPELLRSNPSRDRATKLLNWLADVTVNRPYGEKPVMLSPGSKLPAIDLKAPAPAGNLQRLRELGPEGFARALREQTALAVTETTFRDAHQSLLATRVRTRDLVRVGPHVSRMTPQLLSVEAWGGATYDVALRFLAEDPWERLAALREAMPNLPIQMLLRGRNTVGYTPYPTEVTDAFVREAAATGVDIFRIFDALNDVSQMTPAIRAVRETGTAVAEVAVCYTGDLLDPAESLYTLDYYLRLADRIVEAGAHVLAIKDMAGLLRPAAAAKLVTALRERFDLPVHLHTHDTAGGQLATLLAASAAGVDAVDAAAAPMSGTTSQPSLTALVAALAHTERDTGLDLQAVSDLEPYWEAVRQLYRPFESGLPAPTGRVYHHEIPGGQLSNLRQQAIALGLADRFERIEDMYAAADRILGRIPKVTPSSKVVGDLALALVAADADPADFEQNPQAYDIPASVVGFMAGELGDLPGGWPEPFRSKVLAGREVSVGAVELTDEQREGLAGDTATRRRTLNRLMFPGPAAEFEANREAYGDLSALGTPDYLYGLRPGEEHVAEIDPGVQLYVGLEAIGEADAKGMRTVMTTLNGQLRPVYVRDRSITVETRQAERADPAQRGHVAAPFAGVVTLKVAAGDEVKAGQPVAAIEAMKMEAAITAPVDGRIERLAIGATAQVEAGDLLVVVAPAE; this is encoded by the coding sequence ATGTTCTCGAAGGTTCTTGTCGCGAATCGTGGCGAGATCGCCATTCGCGCCTTCCGCGCCGCGTACGAGCTCGGCGCCCGAACCGTCGCCGTCTTCCCGTTCGAAGACCGCGGCTCGCTGCATCGGCAGAAGGCGGACGAGTCCTACGAGATCGGGGAGCCGGGCCATCCCGTCCGCGCCTACCTGGACGTCGACGAGATCATCCGCGTGGCGCTGCACGCCGGGGCCGACGCCATCTACCCCGGCTACGGCTTCCTCTCCGAGAACCCCGAGCTCGCCGCGCGCGCCGCCGAGAACGGCATCACGTTCATCGGGCCGGCCGCGAAGGTGCTCGAGATGGCGGGCAACAAGGTCACCGCCAAGGAGCACGCGATCGCCGCCGGCGTGCCGGTGCTGCGCTCCACCGAGGCGTCGGACGACGTCGACGCGCTCGTGGCGCAGGCCGGCGACATCGGCTTCCCCATCTTCGTCAAGGCCGTCGCCGGCGGCGGCGGCCGCGGCATGCGGCGCGTCGAGACCCCCGACGGGCTGCCCGAGGCACTCGAGGCCGCCATGCGCGAGGCCGGCGCCGCGTTCGGCGATGCCCGCGTCTTCCTCGAGCAGGCGGTGGTGCGCCCGCGCCACATCGAGGTGCAGGTGCTCGCCGACAAGACCGGCGCGACCGTGCACCTGTTCGAGCGCGACTGCTCGGTGCAGCGGCGCCACCAGAAGGTCATCGAGATCGCGCCGGCGCCGAACCTCGATGACGCGATCCGCCAGGATCTGCACCGCTACGCGGTCGCGTTCGCCGAGTCGATCGGCTACGAGAACGCCGGCACCGTGGAGTTCCTGCTCGAGACGGCGGGGGAGCGGGCCGGCGAGGTCGTCTTCATCGAGATGAACCCGCGCATCCAGGTGGAGCACACGGTGACCGAGGAGGTCACCGACGTCGACCTCGTCCAGTCGCAGATGCGCATCGCGGCCGGCGAGACGCTCGCGGACCTCGGGCTCACGCAGGACCGCATCGTGCTGCGCGGGGCCGCGCTGCAGTGCCGGATCACGACGGAGGACCCCTCGCAGGGCTTCCGCCCCGACACCGGGCGCATCACGACCTACCGCTCGCCGGGCGGCGCGGGCATCCGCCTCGACGGCGGCACGACGGCGGCCGGGTCGCAGATCAGCCCCCACTTCGACTCGATGCTCGCCAAGCTCACCTGTCGGGCGCGCGACTTCCCCGCCGCGGTGGCCCGGGCCAAGCGGGCGCTGGCGGAGTTCCGCATCCGCGGCGTCGCCACGAACATCCCGTTCCTGCGGGCCGTGCTCGACGACCCGGCGTTCGTGGTGGGCGACCTCAGCACCGCCTTCATCGACGAGCGTCCCGAGCTGCTGCGGAGCAACCCGTCGCGCGACCGCGCCACGAAGCTGCTGAACTGGCTCGCCGACGTCACCGTGAACCGCCCGTACGGCGAGAAGCCGGTGATGCTCTCGCCCGGCAGCAAGCTGCCGGCGATCGACCTGAAGGCCCCGGCGCCGGCCGGCAACCTGCAGCGCCTGCGCGAGCTGGGCCCGGAGGGCTTCGCGCGCGCCCTGCGCGAGCAGACCGCCCTCGCCGTCACCGAGACGACGTTCCGCGACGCGCACCAGTCGCTGCTGGCCACGCGCGTGCGCACCCGCGATCTCGTCCGCGTCGGCCCGCACGTGTCGCGCATGACGCCGCAGCTGCTCAGCGTGGAGGCGTGGGGCGGCGCCACCTACGACGTGGCGCTGCGCTTCCTCGCCGAGGACCCCTGGGAGCGGCTGGCGGCGCTGCGCGAGGCGATGCCGAACCTCCCGATCCAGATGCTGCTGCGCGGGCGCAACACCGTCGGCTACACGCCCTACCCGACCGAGGTCACCGACGCGTTCGTGCGCGAGGCGGCGGCGACGGGCGTCGACATCTTCCGCATCTTCGACGCCCTCAACGACGTCTCGCAGATGACCCCGGCGATCCGGGCCGTGCGCGAGACCGGCACCGCGGTGGCCGAGGTTGCGGTCTGCTACACGGGCGACCTGCTCGACCCCGCCGAGTCGCTCTACACGCTCGACTACTACCTGCGGCTGGCCGATCGCATCGTCGAGGCCGGCGCGCACGTGCTGGCGATCAAGGACATGGCGGGCCTGCTGCGGCCGGCCGCGGCGGCGAAGCTCGTGACGGCGCTGCGCGAGCGGTTCGACCTGCCGGTGCACCTGCACACGCACGACACCGCGGGCGGGCAGCTGGCCACCCTCCTGGCGGCCAGCGCCGCCGGGGTGGACGCCGTCGACGCGGCCGCGGCGCCGATGTCGGGAACGACGAGCCAGCCGTCGCTCACGGCGCTCGTGGCCGCCCTCGCGCACACCGAGCGCGACACGGGCCTCGACCTGCAGGCCGTGAGCGATCTCGAGCCGTACTGGGAGGCCGTGCGCCAGCTGTACCGGCCGTTCGAGTCGGGCCTGCCCGCACCGACCGGGCGCGTGTACCACCACGAGATCCCCGGCGGCCAGCTGTCCAACCTGCGTCAGCAGGCGATCGCGCTGGGCCTGGCCGACCGCTTCGAGCGCATCGAGGACATGTACGCCGCCGCGGATCGCATCCTCGGGCGCATCCCCAAGGTCACCCCGTCGTCGAAGGTGGTGGGCGACCTCGCCCTGGCCCTCGTCGCCGCGGACGCGGACCCGGCGGATTTCGAGCAGAACCCGCAGGCGTACGACATCCCCGCCTCGGTCGTCGGCTTCATGGCCGGCGAGCTGGGCGATCTGCCCGGCGGATGGCCCGAGCCGTTCCGCTCCAAGGTGCTCGCGGGCCGCGAGGTGTCGGTGGGGGCCGTGGAGCTCACCGACGAACAGCGCGAGGGGCTCGCCGGCGACACCGCGACCCGCCGGCGCACGCTCAACCGCCTGATGTTCCCCGGCCCGGCCGCCGAGTTCGAGGCGAATCGCGAGGCCTACGGCGACCTGTCCGCCCTCGGCACGCCCGACTACCTCTACGGCCTGAGGCCGGGCGAGGAGCACGTCGCGGAGATCGACCCCGGCGTGCAGCTGTACGTGGGCCTCGAGGCGATCGGCGAGGCCGACGCCAAGGGCATGCGCACGGTGATGACCACCCTCAACGGCCAGCTGCGGCCGGTGTACGTGCGCGACCGCAGCATCACCGTCGAGACACGACAGGCCGAGAGGGCCGACCCGGCGCAGCGCGGCCACGTGGCGGCGCCGTTCGCCGGCGTCGTGACGCTCAAGGTCGCCGCCGGCGACGAGGTGAAGGCCGGTCAGCCGGTGGCCGCGATCGAGGCGATGAAGATGGAGGCGGCCATCACGGCGCCGGTCGACGGGCGCATCGAGCGCCTCGCGATCGGGGCCACGGCGCAGGTCGAGGCGGGCGACCTTTTGGTCGTCGTCGCACCGGCCGAGTAG
- a CDS encoding winged helix-turn-helix domain-containing protein yields the protein MLSPAQARRIALGAQGLSGARPATAGTARLHGVMERLGALQIDSVNVFARTHYMPHYSRLGAYDRDALDRMLFGRRKRYVEYVAHEAALVAADDWPLWRFRMDDFRARYAAPGTWAHDHAATLDRLRAELADRGPLRPAEFAQASPRVARGPWWDWDDVKRGLEMLWRFGDVAIAERRGFERVYALTEHVIPAGALHRELARPDAVRELVARAARASGVATAADLGDYYRLKARDAVPAIAELVDAGVLLPVRVAGWERAGRPVPAYLHRDAVVPRRVDRTALLSPFDPVVWFRDRALRLFGFDYRIEIYVPAEKRRYGYYSLPVLVGDRLAARVDLKADRAGSALLVQSAWWEPGAPQDAAERIAAELRHAARWQGLERVSVSGWGDAAHDIAAALPDTERHDHPRAPLAPATALPRPVPAERAS from the coding sequence ATGCTCAGCCCGGCGCAGGCGCGGCGCATCGCGCTGGGCGCGCAGGGCCTCTCCGGCGCGCGACCGGCGACGGCGGGAACGGCGCGGCTGCACGGCGTGATGGAGCGCCTGGGCGCGCTCCAGATCGACTCCGTCAACGTCTTCGCCCGCACGCACTACATGCCGCACTACTCCCGGCTCGGCGCGTACGACCGCGACGCCCTCGACCGGATGCTGTTCGGGCGCCGCAAGCGATACGTCGAGTACGTCGCGCACGAGGCGGCTCTCGTGGCCGCCGACGACTGGCCGCTGTGGCGGTTCCGGATGGACGACTTCCGCGCCCGCTACGCCGCCCCCGGCACCTGGGCGCATGACCACGCGGCCACGCTCGACCGCCTGCGCGCCGAGCTCGCCGACCGCGGCCCGCTGCGGCCCGCCGAGTTCGCGCAGGCGTCGCCCCGCGTCGCGCGCGGGCCGTGGTGGGACTGGGACGACGTCAAGCGCGGTCTTGAGATGCTGTGGCGCTTCGGCGACGTCGCGATCGCGGAGCGCCGCGGCTTCGAGCGCGTCTACGCGCTGACGGAGCACGTCATCCCCGCCGGCGCGCTGCACCGCGAGCTGGCGCGGCCCGACGCCGTGCGCGAGCTCGTCGCCCGCGCCGCGCGCGCCTCCGGCGTGGCCACCGCCGCCGACCTCGGCGACTACTACCGCCTCAAGGCCCGCGACGCCGTCCCGGCGATCGCCGAGCTCGTCGACGCCGGCGTGCTGCTGCCGGTGCGCGTGGCGGGATGGGAGCGCGCCGGCCGGCCGGTGCCCGCATACCTGCACCGCGACGCCGTCGTGCCGCGCCGGGTCGACCGCACCGCCCTGCTGAGCCCGTTCGACCCGGTGGTGTGGTTCCGCGACCGCGCGCTGCGGTTGTTCGGCTTCGACTACCGGATCGAGATCTACGTGCCGGCCGAGAAGCGCCGCTACGGGTACTACTCGCTGCCGGTGCTCGTGGGCGACCGCCTCGCCGCCCGCGTCGACCTGAAGGCCGACCGCGCCGGCTCCGCCCTGCTCGTGCAGTCGGCGTGGTGGGAGCCGGGGGCGCCCCAGGACGCGGCCGAGCGCATCGCCGCCGAGCTGCGGCACGCCGCGCGCTGGCAGGGGCTCGAGCGCGTGTCGGTGTCGGGATGGGGCGATGCCGCCCACGACATCGCCGCCGCCCTGCCCGACACGGAGCGCCACGACCACCCGCGCGCTCCCCTCGCGCCCGCCACAGCGCTGCCGCGCCCGGTCCCCGCGGAGAGGGCGTCATGA
- the def gene encoding peptide deformylase, producing MTVREIRIYGDPVLRTPAAEIEQIDEGIRALVDDLIDTVKLPGRAGVAAPQIGVGLRAFSYNVDDEVGYILNPRVVEVRGEPVPTGEGCLSVPNLWHEALRHPYARVEGIDLDGQKIVLEGEGLFAQMLQHETDHLDGVVYLQRLPKEERAKAMRAVRESEWF from the coding sequence GTGACCGTCCGCGAGATCCGCATCTACGGCGACCCGGTGCTGCGCACCCCGGCCGCCGAGATCGAGCAGATCGACGAGGGCATCCGCGCGCTCGTCGACGACCTGATCGACACCGTGAAGCTGCCCGGCCGCGCCGGCGTCGCCGCGCCCCAGATCGGCGTGGGGCTGCGCGCCTTCAGCTACAACGTGGACGACGAGGTCGGCTACATCCTCAACCCCCGCGTGGTCGAGGTGCGCGGCGAGCCGGTGCCGACGGGGGAGGGCTGCCTGTCGGTGCCCAACCTGTGGCACGAGGCGCTGCGCCACCCGTACGCGCGCGTGGAGGGCATCGACCTGGACGGGCAGAAGATCGTGCTCGAGGGCGAGGGGCTGTTCGCGCAGATGCTCCAGCACGAGACCGATCACCTCGACGGCGTCGTGTACCTGCAGCGGCTGCCCAAGGAGGAGCGGGCCAAGGCGATGCGCGCGGTGCGCGAGAGCGAGTGGTTCTGA
- a CDS encoding LemA family protein encodes MEWLIPVGIIVVLVVAIGIYLWATYNSLVQLNVRVDEAWSDITVQLKRRADLIPNLIETVKGYAAHEKAVFENVTRARAETLQATTPRDAGVAEGHMEQALKSLFAVAEAYPQLQASQNYLQLQQSLVDTEDKIQASRRFYNGGVRELNTKIKVFPNNLFARQLGFHEREFFEVVDGAAIAEPPRVQF; translated from the coding sequence ATGGAATGGCTCATTCCCGTCGGCATCATCGTGGTGCTCGTCGTCGCGATCGGCATCTACCTGTGGGCGACGTACAACTCGCTCGTGCAGCTCAACGTGCGCGTCGACGAGGCGTGGAGCGACATCACGGTCCAGCTCAAGCGGCGAGCCGACCTGATACCGAACCTCATCGAGACGGTGAAGGGCTACGCCGCCCACGAGAAGGCCGTCTTCGAGAACGTCACGCGCGCCCGCGCCGAAACCCTCCAGGCCACCACGCCGCGCGATGCCGGTGTGGCCGAGGGGCACATGGAGCAGGCGCTGAAGAGCCTCTTCGCGGTGGCCGAGGCGTACCCGCAGCTGCAGGCGAGCCAGAACTACCTCCAGCTGCAGCAGTCGCTCGTCGACACCGAGGACAAGATCCAGGCCTCGCGCCGCTTCTACAACGGCGGCGTGCGCGAGCTGAACACCAAGATCAAGGTGTTCCCCAACAACCTCTTCGCCCGCCAGCTGGGCTTCCACGAGCGCGAGTTCTTCGAGGTGGTCGACGGCGCCGCGATCGCCGAACCGCCGCGCGTGCAGTTCTGA
- a CDS encoding MinD/ParA family ATP-binding protein encodes MTPDKKERHDEPEDHGVLGDAAADTTVIGVVGTRTSQVRVTLPRGYEDLDDDVDVVDDAPADLSLGRIVLELPADTDDDALDEPEEGEIVAETGEIDVDVPAAPEERVASDPVASARARIAEALIAARASIGDRGAAEDEGDEAEVVDEHADEVAPAESPEREGEAVIDPVPEPAPAPGPQPEPIPEPEPAPEPEPAPEPEPVPEPEPIPEPAPEPLPQPEPEPEPEPAPAHVAADAPQIPKDDTVTNTPGDNAAQPASAVAATRFVARPVESKRVNAAGAESADQLTSDRLIEPSAQARPEPEGVFRSLIYRATRGLINPGDSAKVRARKELSARISAPLHGGARFVPVLSRKGGVGKTTVTTLLGMALADARDDRVVAVDANPDRGTLAERVAGRTGRTVRDVVRDHAKINGYADMSGLVARDETRLDVLASDADPHVAAAFGDDDYRTVAEVAAHYYSIVLTDTGTGMVHSVMEGTLDLADELVVVAGLSVDEARLASETLTWLEAHGRGDLVERAVVVLNQSTPGTPLVRLDELEAHFTSRVRAVVRLPYDPALATGSAITYAELKPETRLAARELAARVVEGLRSGTRHGATK; translated from the coding sequence GTGACGCCTGACAAGAAGGAGCGGCACGACGAGCCCGAGGACCACGGAGTCCTGGGGGACGCCGCCGCCGATACGACCGTGATCGGCGTCGTCGGGACCCGGACCTCGCAGGTGCGCGTGACGCTGCCGCGCGGGTACGAGGACCTCGACGACGACGTCGATGTCGTCGACGACGCCCCCGCGGACCTGTCCCTCGGCAGGATCGTGCTCGAGCTGCCCGCCGACACCGACGACGACGCCCTCGACGAGCCCGAGGAGGGCGAGATCGTGGCCGAGACGGGCGAGATCGACGTGGACGTTCCCGCGGCGCCGGAGGAGCGCGTCGCGTCGGATCCCGTCGCCTCCGCGCGTGCCCGCATCGCCGAGGCCCTCATCGCCGCCCGCGCGTCGATCGGCGACCGCGGCGCCGCCGAGGACGAGGGCGACGAGGCCGAGGTCGTGGACGAGCACGCGGATGAGGTCGCCCCGGCGGAGAGCCCGGAGCGCGAGGGCGAGGCCGTCATCGACCCGGTGCCGGAACCCGCGCCGGCCCCCGGGCCCCAGCCGGAGCCGATCCCCGAGCCAGAGCCCGCCCCGGAGCCCGAGCCGGCCCCGGAGCCCGAGCCGGTCCCGGAGCCCGAGCCGATCCCGGAACCGGCCCCCGAGCCCCTGCCGCAGCCGGAACCCGAACCGGAGCCCGAACCCGCGCCGGCGCACGTCGCCGCGGACGCACCGCAGATCCCGAAGGACGACACCGTGACCAACACCCCCGGCGACAACGCCGCGCAGCCCGCGTCGGCCGTGGCGGCGACGCGCTTCGTCGCGCGCCCCGTCGAGTCCAAGCGGGTCAACGCCGCCGGCGCCGAGAGCGCCGACCAGCTCACGAGCGACCGTCTCATCGAGCCGTCGGCGCAGGCGCGCCCGGAGCCGGAGGGCGTGTTCCGCTCGCTGATCTACCGCGCCACGCGCGGGCTGATCAACCCCGGCGACAGCGCCAAGGTGCGCGCCCGCAAGGAGCTCAGCGCCCGCATCTCGGCCCCGCTGCACGGTGGCGCCCGCTTCGTGCCGGTGCTCAGCCGCAAGGGCGGCGTCGGCAAGACCACCGTCACCACGCTGCTGGGCATGGCGCTCGCCGACGCGCGCGACGACCGCGTCGTGGCCGTCGACGCCAACCCCGACCGCGGCACGCTCGCCGAGCGCGTCGCCGGCCGCACGGGCCGCACGGTGCGCGACGTCGTGCGCGATCACGCCAAGATCAACGGCTACGCCGACATGTCGGGCCTCGTCGCGCGCGACGAGACGCGCCTGGACGTGCTCGCCTCCGACGCCGATCCGCACGTGGCGGCCGCGTTCGGCGACGACGACTACCGCACGGTCGCCGAGGTGGCCGCGCACTACTACTCGATCGTCCTCACCGACACGGGCACCGGCATGGTGCACTCGGTCATGGAGGGCACGCTCGACCTCGCCGACGAGCTCGTTGTCGTCGCGGGCCTGAGCGTGGACGAGGCGCGCCTGGCCTCCGAGACGCTCACGTGGCTCGAGGCGCACGGCCGCGGCGACCTCGTCGAGCGCGCCGTCGTCGTGCTCAACCAGTCCACGCCGGGCACGCCGCTCGTGCGGCTCGACGAGCTGGAGGCCCACTTCACCAGCCGCGTGCGTGCCGTCGTGCGCCTGCCGTACGACCCCGCCCTCGCCACCGGCAGCGCGATCACGTACGCCGAGCTCAAGCCCGAGACGCGCCTGGCGGCGCGCGAACTCGCCGCCCGCGTCGTGGAGGGGCTGCGTTCGGGCACCCGCCACGGGGCGACGAAGTGA
- a CDS encoding GNAT family N-acetyltransferase gives MTLSLRIADPSDVPAIVSLVESAYRGEASRAGWTTEADLLDGQRTDADQVSGLLGPGGSVVLLAERDGAPVACCHLEHRGDHAYFGMFAVDPRAQAGGIGRAVLAEAERFARAEWSVSQLRMTVITAREDLIAWYERRGYRRTGEHSPFPYGDERFGIPRRDDLAFETLVKPLGVAAD, from the coding sequence GTGACTCTCTCGCTCCGCATCGCTGATCCGTCCGACGTCCCCGCGATCGTCTCGCTCGTCGAGTCCGCCTACCGCGGCGAGGCCAGCCGCGCCGGCTGGACGACGGAGGCCGACCTGCTCGACGGCCAGCGCACCGACGCCGATCAGGTGTCGGGGCTGCTGGGCCCGGGCGGCTCCGTGGTGCTGCTCGCGGAGCGCGACGGCGCACCGGTGGCGTGCTGCCACCTGGAGCACCGCGGCGACCACGCCTACTTCGGGATGTTCGCGGTGGACCCGCGCGCGCAGGCCGGCGGCATCGGGCGCGCGGTGCTGGCCGAGGCCGAGCGGTTCGCCCGCGCGGAGTGGTCGGTGAGCCAGCTGCGGATGACGGTGATCACCGCACGCGAGGACCTCATCGCCTGGTACGAGCGGCGCGGGTACCGCCGCACGGGCGAGCACAGCCCGTTCCCCTACGGCGACGAGCGCTTCGGCATCCCCCGCCGGGACGACCTCGCGTTCGAGACGCTCGTGAAGCCGCTCGGCGTCGCCGCGGACTGA
- a CDS encoding S-ribosylhomocysteine lyase — MADVESFQLDHTAVIAPYVRLIATEHGPLGGTISNFDLRFVQPNEGEIPTAGLHTIEHLLASLLRDRLDGVIDCSPFGCRTGFHLIMWGERTPEEIAPALADSLHAIAEQVAWEDVPGVSAEGCGNYRDHSLHSAREWAARIVAQGFSVDPFERVGVVY, encoded by the coding sequence ATGGCCGACGTCGAGAGCTTCCAGCTCGATCACACCGCCGTCATCGCACCGTACGTGCGGCTCATCGCCACCGAGCACGGCCCGCTGGGCGGCACGATCTCGAACTTCGATCTGAGGTTCGTCCAGCCCAACGAGGGCGAGATCCCCACGGCCGGACTGCACACCATCGAGCACCTGCTCGCGAGCCTCCTGCGCGATCGCCTCGACGGCGTCATCGACTGCTCGCCGTTCGGCTGCCGCACCGGCTTCCACCTCATCATGTGGGGCGAGCGCACGCCCGAGGAGATCGCCCCGGCACTGGCCGACAGCCTGCACGCGATCGCCGAGCAGGTGGCCTGGGAGGACGTGCCCGGCGTGAGCGCCGAGGGCTGCGGCAACTACCGAGACCACAGCCTCCACAGCGCCCGCGAATGGGCCGCCCGCATCGTCGCGCAGGGCTTCAGCGTCGATCCCTTCGAGCGCGTGGGCGTCGTGTACTGA
- a CDS encoding pseudouridine synthase, translating into MRSLRRNAALPPRDGIAAARLRAPGGRETHDAAHLPVPATVREWLVDVVIPTTMGREQAFGQQPLDPEYFVGEGALVDAAGAPVALDDPVRPGGFYWFHKPIPYEDRVPFEVRIVHEDDDLLVVDKPHFLASTPNGVFVRECVVTRLRVQRGEDDLVAIHRLDRVTAGLLVLSRRPQTRGAYQVLFQRRGIEKVYRALAWLPRGWTPGEPLPLGLESGDEREVRSRLLKVDGERPVREIPGEPNAHTSVRLVRTFRHGDAWAGEFVLTPHTGKTHQLRVHMNGLGMPLLGDPVYPVDLGPDPYDFRHTLQLLAERLAFDDPITGERREFVSGLSLDPARA; encoded by the coding sequence GTGAGGTCGCTGCGACGCAACGCCGCCCTGCCGCCGCGCGACGGGATCGCCGCGGCGCGGCTGCGCGCCCCCGGCGGGCGCGAGACACACGATGCCGCGCACCTTCCCGTCCCCGCCACCGTGCGCGAGTGGCTCGTCGACGTCGTCATCCCCACCACGATGGGCCGCGAGCAGGCCTTCGGCCAGCAGCCGCTGGATCCGGAGTACTTCGTCGGGGAGGGCGCGCTCGTCGACGCCGCCGGCGCGCCGGTGGCGCTGGATGACCCCGTGCGGCCCGGCGGGTTCTACTGGTTCCACAAGCCGATCCCGTACGAGGACCGGGTGCCGTTCGAGGTGCGGATCGTGCACGAGGACGACGACCTCCTCGTCGTCGACAAGCCGCATTTCCTCGCGTCCACCCCCAACGGCGTCTTCGTGCGCGAGTGCGTGGTCACCCGGCTGCGCGTGCAGCGGGGCGAGGACGACCTCGTGGCCATCCACCGGCTCGACCGCGTGACGGCGGGGCTGCTCGTGCTCTCGCGGCGCCCGCAGACGCGCGGCGCCTACCAGGTGCTGTTCCAGCGTCGCGGGATCGAGAAGGTCTACCGCGCGCTCGCCTGGCTGCCGCGCGGGTGGACGCCCGGCGAGCCGCTGCCGCTCGGGCTCGAGAGCGGCGACGAGCGCGAGGTGCGCAGCCGCCTGCTCAAGGTCGACGGCGAGCGGCCGGTGCGCGAGATCCCCGGCGAGCCGAACGCGCACACGTCGGTGCGTCTCGTGCGCACGTTCCGGCACGGCGATGCGTGGGCGGGGGAGTTCGTGCTCACGCCGCACACGGGCAAGACCCACCAGCTGCGCGTGCACATGAACGGCCTCGGCATGCCGCTGCTGGGCGATCCCGTCTACCCGGTCGATCTCGGGCCCGACCCGTACGACTTCCGCCACACGCTGCAGCTGCTGGCCGAGCGGCTCGCGTTCGACGACCCGATCACCGGCGAACGGCGCGAGTTCGTCAGCGGCCTCTCGCTCGACCCGGCGCGCGCCTGA